A portion of the Paenibacillus hamazuiensis genome contains these proteins:
- the vanX gene encoding D-Ala-D-Ala dipeptidase VanX, translating into MEKGFVFLDEVLPGIRWDAKYATWDNFTGKPVDGYEVNRIVGTHALASALHAAQEQAADLGYGLLLWDGYRPQRAVDRFLQWSEEPEDGLTKSKHYPNINRTDMIKKGYVATQSSHSRGSAIDLTLYRLDTGALVPMGGDFDLMDVISHHEAKEIGEAEARNRRLLRSIMESSGFIAYECEWWHYRLKTEPYPHTYFDFPITWDSEKYLPINRQIAK; encoded by the coding sequence ATGGAAAAAGGATTTGTGTTCCTTGATGAAGTTCTCCCCGGAATTCGTTGGGATGCTAAGTATGCCACATGGGACAATTTCACCGGAAAACCGGTCGACGGTTATGAAGTCAATCGTATAGTCGGTACCCATGCATTGGCTTCCGCGCTGCATGCGGCACAGGAGCAGGCAGCTGATCTTGGGTATGGCTTGCTTCTCTGGGACGGTTACCGTCCGCAACGGGCTGTGGATCGCTTTCTGCAGTGGTCTGAAGAGCCTGAAGATGGGCTTACAAAATCAAAGCATTATCCTAATATCAACCGTACCGATATGATTAAGAAGGGTTACGTAGCGACTCAATCGAGTCATAGCCGTGGCAGTGCAATTGATCTGACGCTTTATCGATTGGATACCGGCGCTCTTGTTCCGATGGGCGGTGATTTTGATCTGATGGATGTTATCTCCCATCACGAAGCTAAGGAAATCGGTGAAGCTGAAGCTAGAAACCGCCGGTTATTGCGTTCTATCATGGAGTCCAGCGGTTTTATCGCATATGAATGTGAATGGTGGCATTACCGATTGAAAACTGAGCCATATCCCCATACTTATTTTGATTTTCCTATAACATGGGACAGTGAAAAGTATTTGCCGATAAATCGTCAAATAGCAAAATAA
- the vanA gene encoding D-alanine--(R)-lactate ligase, translating into MNKLKIAVLFGGCSEEHDVSIKSAQEIARNLDPEKFDPLYIGITKAGGWKLCDYPDANWESGHCIPAMLSPDRNVRGVIVMEQGEYKIIRLDVAFPVLHGKMGEDGAMQGLLELSGIPYVGCDVQSSALCMDKSLTYVIVRNAGIATPDYLTFNKGDEPDAEQLVYPVFVKPARSGSSFGVSKVRHRDELPEAIEKARQYDTKILIEQMISGSEVGCAVLGTGNDLFVGEVDQIQLSHGFFRIHQEQNPENGSENSTIKVPADISDQDKKRIQETAKRIYRALGCCGLARVDMFLQEDGQVVLNEVNTMPGCTSYSRYPRMMAAAGLTLADVIERVVTLAMEG; encoded by the coding sequence ATGAACAAGCTCAAGATTGCCGTTTTATTCGGAGGCTGTTCGGAAGAACATGACGTCTCCATAAAATCCGCACAGGAGATCGCCAGAAACCTTGACCCGGAGAAATTTGATCCGCTTTACATCGGGATAACCAAAGCCGGCGGATGGAAGCTCTGCGACTATCCCGATGCGAATTGGGAGAGCGGACATTGTATTCCCGCCATGTTGTCGCCGGACAGAAATGTCCGCGGGGTGATTGTGATGGAGCAGGGAGAATATAAGATCATCCGCCTGGATGTTGCCTTTCCTGTTTTGCATGGAAAGATGGGAGAGGATGGCGCCATGCAGGGACTGTTGGAGCTTTCCGGCATTCCCTATGTAGGCTGCGATGTCCAGAGCTCGGCGCTGTGTATGGATAAGTCTTTGACTTATGTGATCGTAAGAAACGCGGGAATCGCTACGCCTGACTATTTGACATTCAACAAAGGTGACGAACCGGACGCGGAGCAATTGGTTTATCCCGTCTTTGTTAAACCAGCCCGTTCCGGATCGTCTTTTGGTGTCAGTAAGGTACGCCATAGGGATGAATTGCCGGAAGCCATCGAAAAAGCAAGGCAATATGATACAAAAATTTTGATTGAGCAAATGATTTCCGGCAGCGAGGTAGGCTGCGCAGTGCTCGGAACCGGTAACGACTTGTTTGTTGGTGAGGTGGATCAAATTCAGTTGTCACATGGCTTCTTCCGAATCCATCAGGAACAAAATCCGGAGAACGGTTCTGAAAACTCTACGATCAAGGTTCCAGCCGATATTTCAGATCAGGATAAGAAACGGATACAAGAAACAGCGAAGCGGATTTATCGGGCTTTGGGCTGCTGCGGGCTTGCTCGCGTGGATATGTTTCTGCAGGAAGACGGGCAAGTCGTGCTCAATGAAGTCAACACGATGCCTGGTTGCACCTCATACAGCCGCTATCCAAGAATGATGGCCGCCGCCGGCTTAACGCTCGCCGATGTGATTGAACGCGTTGTTACTTTAGCGATGGAGGGATAA
- a CDS encoding D-isomer specific 2-hydroxyacid dehydrogenase family protein encodes MEKKGITIYGCEEDEADLFRRYSPHYGVEPTIVQSAVSAENAALASGNCCISVNHKTEIDLSTLRALKENGIAYISTRSIGCNHIDMEAAEQLGITVGNVAYSPASVADFTLMLILMSIRNAKSVLCKADVHDYKLCAVPGRELRDMTVGVLGTGRIGQAVIDRLNGFGCRILAYNLHPQAKAEYVTLSELLRQSDVLTLHMPLNSDTYHILDRKRIESMKQGAFVINTARGSLIDTEALVGALEAGRLGGAALDVVEGEEGIFYRDCTNKPIHNQLLLRLQKLPNVIITPHTAFYTDHALQDIVENSIQNCLAFERGRR; translated from the coding sequence GTGGAGAAAAAAGGAATCACGATTTACGGATGTGAAGAGGACGAAGCGGATTTGTTCAGAAGGTATTCACCGCATTATGGTGTTGAACCGACGATCGTCCAATCCGCGGTATCGGCAGAAAACGCCGCGTTGGCATCGGGCAATTGCTGTATAAGCGTTAACCATAAAACGGAAATAGATCTTTCCACTCTTCGCGCCCTCAAAGAGAACGGCATCGCTTACATATCCACAAGAAGCATAGGCTGCAATCACATTGACATGGAAGCGGCTGAACAGCTTGGCATTACTGTTGGCAATGTAGCATATTCGCCGGCCAGCGTAGCGGATTTTACTTTGATGCTGATACTCATGTCCATACGAAATGCAAAGTCGGTTTTATGCAAGGCAGACGTCCATGATTACAAGCTTTGCGCTGTACCGGGACGGGAGCTGCGCGACATGACGGTGGGGGTACTCGGGACAGGGCGTATAGGTCAGGCGGTTATTGATCGGCTAAACGGCTTCGGATGCCGCATACTGGCTTACAACTTGCATCCGCAAGCTAAGGCCGAATATGTGACTCTGAGCGAGCTGCTGCGGCAAAGTGATGTCCTGACGCTCCATATGCCGCTAAATAGCGATACATACCATATACTTGACCGGAAACGAATCGAAAGCATGAAACAAGGGGCCTTTGTTATTAACACCGCACGCGGTTCTCTTATTGACACAGAGGCGCTGGTCGGGGCTCTGGAAGCTGGGAGGCTGGGTGGCGCCGCACTCGATGTCGTTGAAGGTGAAGAAGGTATATTTTATCGCGACTGTACCAACAAGCCGATCCATAATCAACTGCTGCTGCGACTGCAAAAATTGCCGAATGTGATTATTACGCCGCATACCGCTTTTTACACCGATCACGCGCTGCAAGATATCGTGGAGAACTCAATTCAGAACTGCTTGGCATTCGAAAGGGGAAGAAGATAA
- the vanS gene encoding vancomycin resistance histidine kinase VanS, which yields MKLKSNKKGNYARLKQKAFLQMLLITVSAVVTVFLLRDILRGQIGDRIVQFLIDTFDLDNSAAQQIYQLVFRNNIEIILFLLTLVLLVIHSRFFISWFTKYFDEISSGMDRLVEDSEDRISLSPEMDFMENRLNTIKDQLQRQKKAAQEAEQRKNDLVVYLAHDIRTPLTSVIGYLSLLDEAPDMPMEKRAKYTHITLDKAYRLEKLINEFFEITRYNLQQIKLEKETIDLYYMLVQMADEFYPILSEKGNTTVLHADENLTVYGDPVKLARVFNNILKNAAAYSYPNTEIVISAEEMEGSIKIVFQNQGNTIPPDKLAAIFEKFYRLDEARTAGTGGSGLGLSIAKEIVTLHGGTIEAQSKENIVTFTVSLPVRH from the coding sequence ATAAAATTGAAAAGCAATAAGAAGGGCAATTATGCAAGGTTGAAGCAAAAAGCTTTTTTACAGATGCTGCTGATTACGGTTTCCGCTGTCGTTACCGTTTTTTTGTTGCGGGATATTCTACGTGGACAGATTGGAGATCGCATCGTTCAATTTCTGATTGATACTTTTGATCTGGATAATTCCGCTGCACAGCAAATCTATCAGTTAGTATTTCGCAATAACATAGAAATCATTCTGTTTCTTTTGACTTTGGTTTTGCTGGTCATTCATTCCCGGTTCTTTATCTCGTGGTTCACAAAATATTTTGATGAAATCAGCTCCGGCATGGATCGGCTTGTGGAAGATTCGGAGGATAGAATATCCCTCTCCCCGGAGATGGATTTCATGGAAAATCGTCTGAATACCATAAAGGACCAGCTGCAAAGACAGAAAAAGGCTGCTCAGGAAGCGGAGCAGCGCAAAAATGATTTGGTCGTTTATTTGGCCCACGACATCAGGACTCCGCTTACATCGGTTATAGGTTACTTGAGTTTATTGGACGAGGCTCCCGATATGCCCATGGAGAAGAGAGCCAAATATACTCACATTACTCTCGACAAAGCCTATCGCTTGGAGAAACTAATCAACGAGTTTTTTGAAATCACCCGGTACAACTTGCAGCAAATCAAGCTGGAAAAGGAAACGATAGACCTTTACTACATGCTTGTGCAAATGGCAGACGAGTTTTATCCGATCTTATCCGAAAAAGGAAATACCACTGTACTTCACGCAGACGAAAATTTGACGGTGTACGGCGACCCGGTGAAACTGGCGCGGGTCTTCAATAATATTCTGAAAAACGCGGCCGCCTACAGCTACCCCAACACGGAAATCGTTATTTCTGCAGAGGAAATGGAAGGTTCGATAAAGATCGTTTTTCAAAATCAAGGCAATACCATTCCACCGGACAAGCTGGCCGCTATTTTCGAGAAGTTTTATCGCTTGGATGAAGCGCGCACGGCGGGCACCGGCGGTTCCGGGTTAGGGTTGTCCATCGCCAAAGAAATCGTCACCCTGCACGGTGGAACCATTGAGGCTCAAAGCAAAGAGAACATAGTTACCTTTACGGTATCTTTACCTGTTAGACATTAG
- the vanR gene encoding VanR-ABDEGLN family response regulator transcription factor produces the protein MCAKVLIVDDEHEIADLVEVYLRNENYEVLKFYAAKEALSCIETTELDLAILDIMLPDINGFALCQKIRERHTYPIIMLTAKDEETDKITGLTLGADDYITKPFRPLEMVARVKAQLRRYKKYNTMQSALAADPVIVHSGLVMNVNSHECLLNEKPLELTPTEFSILRILLERKGSVVSAEELFREIWKDEYYSKSNNTITVHIRHLREKMGDTVENPKYIKTVWGVGYKIEKQ, from the coding sequence ATGTGCGCTAAAGTTCTCATTGTTGACGATGAGCATGAAATAGCGGATTTAGTAGAAGTGTATCTGCGAAATGAAAATTATGAAGTGCTCAAGTTTTATGCCGCAAAGGAAGCTCTTTCCTGCATTGAAACGACGGAGCTTGACCTTGCCATTCTGGACATTATGCTGCCGGATATCAATGGTTTTGCGCTTTGCCAGAAAATACGGGAACGGCATACATATCCCATCATTATGCTGACGGCCAAAGATGAAGAGACGGATAAAATTACGGGGCTCACCTTGGGTGCCGACGACTACATCACAAAACCGTTCCGTCCGCTTGAGATGGTAGCGCGTGTAAAAGCACAGCTGCGGCGCTATAAAAAATACAACACGATGCAGTCTGCGCTTGCTGCCGACCCTGTAATCGTCCATTCCGGTTTGGTTATGAATGTAAACTCGCATGAGTGCCTCCTGAATGAAAAACCGCTCGAGCTGACACCCACCGAGTTTTCCATACTCCGCATATTACTGGAACGAAAGGGCAGCGTGGTAAGTGCCGAGGAACTATTTCGGGAGATTTGGAAGGACGAGTATTACAGCAAAAGCAACAATACGATCACCGTTCATATCCGTCACTTGCGTGAAAAAATGGGCGATACTGTAGAAAACCCAAAGTATATCAAGACCGTATGGGGGGTCGGCTATAAAATTGAAAAGCAATAA
- a CDS encoding VanZ family protein, producing the protein MKNGSIINKLKRIETVFLYGVFICYILFLFKLLFLSRVSLFDLLNSQRTLNRSINLIPFYSIKEYIFTSSATIKNFAFANVAGNIMIFIPLGTYLSLFKTDKRVIINLLFIFIVSLFIEIIQGLLGIGASDIDDIILNCFGGLVGIVGYKFLLFILRDEKKVRTAITILSAIGLPVLLYYLFVVRLRL; encoded by the coding sequence ATGAAAAATGGAAGTATTATAAATAAACTAAAGAGAATTGAAACAGTCTTTTTATATGGAGTTTTCATTTGTTACATCCTTTTTTTATTTAAGTTATTGTTCTTATCAAGAGTTTCGCTTTTTGATTTGTTAAATAGTCAAAGGACTTTAAACAGGTCAATCAATCTCATTCCTTTTTACAGTATAAAGGAATATATATTTACCAGCTCTGCCACTATAAAAAATTTCGCGTTTGCCAATGTGGCTGGCAATATAATGATCTTTATTCCTCTTGGCACATATTTATCATTATTCAAAACCGATAAAAGAGTAATAATCAATTTGCTATTTATATTCATAGTGAGTTTATTTATTGAAATCATTCAGGGGCTTTTAGGCATTGGAGCATCAGACATTGATGACATAATTTTAAATTGTTTCGGTGGATTAGTTGGTATTGTAGGGTATAAGTTTTTATTGTTTATACTACGAGATGAGAAAAAAGTACGTACAGCAATCACAATACTATCAGCAATTGGATTACCTGTTTTATTATATTATTTATTCGTGGTGAGATTGCGCCTCTGA
- a CDS encoding DUF1259 domain-containing protein, with protein MTEKVVVSPRFKKLCNQFSTILGGTEHEITKGPVCFVSRNRRINATILGRRTTSPLVRYQLFSFESLDKSGRALCLGETALFQNQVNRLLSNLRRNGIKVTAVHNHWLNEKPRLMYIHWESIDNPIAFARKVKRSIAFLG; from the coding sequence ATGACGGAAAAAGTGGTCGTAAGTCCCCGTTTTAAAAAACTATGCAATCAATTTTCAACCATTTTGGGTGGAACAGAGCATGAAATTACTAAGGGGCCGGTTTGTTTTGTCTCTAGAAATAGAAGAATCAATGCCACTATTTTAGGTAGACGTACAACATCCCCATTGGTCCGTTACCAATTGTTTTCGTTTGAATCGCTGGATAAATCGGGACGAGCACTTTGTTTGGGGGAAACGGCGCTATTCCAAAACCAAGTCAATCGTTTGCTGTCAAACCTTCGCAGAAACGGGATTAAAGTAACGGCAGTTCATAATCACTGGCTTAATGAGAAGCCGCGTCTTATGTATATTCACTGGGAGTCCATTGACAATCCCATCGCATTTGCAAGGAAAGTAAAACGTTCTATTGCTTTCTTAGGTTAA
- a CDS encoding DUF1259 domain-containing protein — MAENVKVSPRFKRLCMQFGKILGGESEIEKGPVCFVTRMTNLKESILGRRTRSPLVQMQMFSFESLDKSGRALCLGETAVHQNQVNRLMSNLRKRGIKVTALHNHWLKENPRLMYMHWEAIMNPVVFAKRTKESIAFLG, encoded by the coding sequence ATGGCGGAAAATGTGAAGGTAAGTCCACGATTTAAAAGGCTTTGTATGCAATTCGGAAAAATCTTGGGAGGCGAATCGGAAATTGAAAAAGGTCCGGTTTGTTTTGTCACGCGAATGACGAACTTAAAGGAATCGATCCTAGGAAGAAGAACGCGCTCCCCGTTAGTTCAAATGCAAATGTTCTCCTTTGAATCGCTCGATAAGTCGGGGCGCGCACTGTGCTTGGGCGAGACTGCCGTTCATCAAAATCAGGTGAATCGCTTGATGTCGAATCTCCGAAAACGCGGAATAAAAGTGACAGCGCTTCATAACCACTGGCTTAAAGAAAACCCTCGATTAATGTATATGCACTGGGAAGCCATAATGAATCCGGTTGTATTTGCAAAAAGAACCAAAGAATCCATTGCATTCTTGGGTTAA
- a CDS encoding NUDIX domain-containing protein: protein MNKHDLRLILQPMLEETGLRIELTSLYTVTSLYGEPYKGTEWYNPEQQSVMIWFLAKETGGELRAGDDIDQIGYFSYEELPRIAFPVHEIVIRKLLDK, encoded by the coding sequence GTGAATAAACATGATTTGCGGCTGATTCTACAACCAATGTTGGAGGAGACGGGGCTGCGCATAGAGCTTACCTCTCTCTATACGGTTACTTCCCTTTATGGCGAGCCGTATAAGGGCACTGAATGGTATAATCCCGAGCAACAGAGCGTCATGATCTGGTTTCTGGCCAAAGAGACTGGCGGCGAGCTTCGTGCGGGAGACGACATCGACCAAATAGGTTATTTCTCTTACGAGGAGCTCCCCCGAATCGCTTTTCCCGTGCATGAGATCGTGATTCGCAAATTGCTGGACAAATAA
- a CDS encoding L-rhamnose mutarotase: MQHISFVLKIDPADFGAYKERHEHVYPELERRFGEVGIHSYHIFYHEGTLFAYMLVEDFDAAMAQLQNDPANVKWQQFMSDMLKAWEDGNMIKMIPRMYSYEK, translated from the coding sequence ATGCAGCACATATCATTCGTCTTAAAGATCGATCCTGCGGATTTCGGCGCCTACAAGGAGCGGCACGAGCATGTGTATCCGGAGCTGGAGCGCCGTTTTGGCGAGGTTGGCATCCACAGCTATCATATTTTTTACCATGAAGGGACACTGTTTGCATATATGCTGGTGGAAGATTTCGATGCGGCCATGGCGCAATTGCAGAACGATCCGGCCAACGTAAAGTGGCAGCAGTTTATGTCCGACATGCTGAAGGCATGGGAAGACGGCAATATGATCAAGATGATCCCGCGGATGTACAGTTATGAGAAATAA
- a CDS encoding L-fucose/L-arabinose isomerase family protein — MSLLTPIKATRKPRIGLYSIGLRAYWSQFPGLKERLQEYGAFLEKKMTSLGAEVFNYGLVDTEAEGRAAGEWLNARNVDLVFCHSATYSTSSTVLPVHQQCGAPVVILNLQPTERINYEKTTTGEWLGHCGACPVPEISNAFNRSGIDFKVINGLLGLDYTPAISLTNEITHERKEAVRAWKQIEEWICAAAVVRTLRHSRFGFLGNTYSGMLDMYSDFTMIQAQTGLHVEVLEMCDLDRQLREVTDAEVKAKRAEIEAMFRISGDSPSDPIARKPTEEQMEWSCRVAAAQERLVREFDLDALTYYYHGAPGGEYEKLQGGFIVGHSLLTARGIPCSGEGDLKTAVAMKICDILGTGGSFSEIVVVDYEDETILLGHDGPFHIAISDGKPILRGMGLYHGKQGTGVSVEAKVKAGPITTLNVTQTGDGKLKLIISEGESTDGPIMRIGNTQTPVKFTLHPDDYMERWFAEAPTHHCAMSIGHNASVLDKVGRLLKCPTVTL, encoded by the coding sequence ATGTCCCTGCTAACACCGATCAAAGCGACCCGTAAACCGCGAATCGGCTTATATTCCATTGGGCTTCGGGCGTATTGGAGCCAATTTCCCGGGCTGAAGGAGCGGCTTCAGGAGTACGGCGCTTTTTTGGAAAAGAAAATGACTTCGCTTGGGGCGGAGGTATTCAACTATGGACTGGTCGACACCGAGGCGGAAGGGCGAGCGGCGGGGGAGTGGTTGAATGCCCGCAATGTCGATCTCGTCTTCTGCCATTCGGCTACCTACTCTACCAGCTCCACGGTGCTCCCTGTGCATCAGCAGTGCGGTGCCCCCGTCGTCATTCTGAATCTTCAGCCGACGGAGCGGATCAACTATGAGAAGACGACGACAGGCGAATGGCTCGGTCATTGCGGCGCATGCCCAGTTCCGGAAATTTCGAATGCCTTTAATCGAAGCGGCATTGACTTTAAGGTCATCAACGGCTTGCTTGGACTTGACTATACGCCGGCCATTTCACTGACGAACGAGATTACGCATGAGCGAAAAGAAGCGGTGCGCGCGTGGAAGCAAATCGAAGAATGGATTTGCGCCGCCGCCGTGGTCCGGACGCTTCGCCACAGCCGGTTCGGCTTTCTGGGCAATACGTACAGCGGGATGCTCGATATGTACAGCGATTTTACGATGATCCAGGCGCAAACCGGCCTTCACGTGGAAGTGCTCGAAATGTGCGATCTGGACCGGCAGCTCAGGGAAGTGACCGATGCGGAGGTTAAAGCGAAGCGAGCCGAGATCGAAGCGATGTTCCGGATCAGCGGGGACTCGCCCTCCGACCCGATTGCCCGGAAGCCGACGGAAGAGCAGATGGAATGGTCGTGCCGGGTAGCGGCGGCGCAAGAGCGTCTCGTGCGGGAATTCGATCTCGACGCGCTCACTTATTATTACCACGGGGCACCAGGCGGCGAGTACGAAAAACTGCAGGGCGGCTTCATTGTCGGCCACTCCTTGCTCACGGCGCGGGGCATTCCTTGTTCCGGGGAGGGCGACTTAAAGACGGCGGTTGCGATGAAAATATGCGATATTCTTGGCACAGGGGGCAGCTTCTCGGAAATCGTCGTCGTCGATTATGAGGATGAGACAATCCTGCTCGGCCATGACGGGCCATTTCATATCGCGATATCCGATGGCAAGCCGATACTGCGCGGGATGGGATTGTACCACGGCAAGCAGGGCACCGGCGTATCCGTGGAAGCGAAGGTGAAGGCGGGGCCGATTACAACGCTGAACGTGACGCAGACCGGCGACGGCAAGCTGAAGCTGATTATCAGCGAAGGCGAATCGACCGACGGGCCGATCATGCGGATCGGCAATACGCAGACGCCGGTTAAATTCACGCTGCATCCGGACGACTACATGGAGCGTTGGTTCGCCGAAGCGCCGACGCATCATTGCGCGATGTCGATCGGCCATAACGCTTCGGTTCTGGATAAGGTCGGACGTCTCTTGAAATGTCCTACCGTTACCCTGTAA
- a CDS encoding helix-turn-helix transcriptional regulator: MERYKLKAELDWSPASTRLIVTPSLPAKSMFYYVQEIGHLRAGPQYYTEREHLHSFLIVHTLSGSGTLEYRGQTYAVRPGQTFFIDCMDYQHYYTSRTGSWELLFVHFNGSASRSYFDHFMRDGTPLCDVASVSPISELIRRLIETHQTKDVRTEYIASALLVNLLTELSLYKLRGNSEETSRFLPSYLEEIVQHLNRCFQERITMDTLAGRFAVSKFYLAREFKRYMGIAPIEYVIRNRITAAKELLQFTDQPVAQIAEQVGFDHVSHFINMFKKQEQLTPLAFRKKWRGN, from the coding sequence ATGGAGCGCTACAAATTAAAGGCCGAGCTCGACTGGAGTCCCGCTTCGACCCGACTGATCGTCACGCCGAGCCTGCCGGCGAAATCGATGTTCTATTACGTGCAGGAAATCGGCCACCTTCGCGCCGGCCCTCAGTACTATACCGAGCGCGAGCACCTCCATTCGTTTCTCATCGTACATACGCTCTCCGGCTCGGGAACGCTCGAATATCGGGGGCAAACCTATGCCGTTCGGCCCGGTCAAACCTTTTTCATCGATTGTATGGATTACCAGCACTACTATACAAGCCGAACCGGCAGCTGGGAGCTGCTGTTCGTTCATTTCAACGGCAGCGCCAGCCGCAGCTATTTCGATCATTTCATGAGAGATGGAACGCCCCTATGCGACGTTGCCTCCGTTTCTCCCATTTCGGAGCTGATCCGCCGGTTAATCGAAACCCATCAAACCAAGGACGTGCGTACGGAGTATATTGCTTCCGCGCTGCTGGTGAACCTTCTTACCGAACTGTCGCTGTATAAATTGAGAGGGAACTCGGAAGAAACCTCACGTTTTCTGCCAAGCTACTTGGAGGAAATCGTTCAGCATTTGAATCGATGCTTCCAGGAACGAATTACGATGGACACGTTAGCCGGCCGCTTCGCCGTCAGCAAATTTTATTTGGCGAGAGAATTTAAGAGATACATGGGGATCGCTCCCATCGAATACGTCATCCGGAACCGGATCACCGCCGCGAAGGAGCTGCTGCAGTTTACGGATCAACCGGTGGCGCAGATTGCCGAGCAGGTCGGCTTCGACCATGTCAGCCACTTTATCAATATGTTCAAAAAGCAGGAACAGCTGACACCGCTCGCTTTCCGAAAAAAATGGCGCGGGAATTGA